The Candidatus Desulfatibia profunda genome includes the window TGGGGTCGCTGTTTGGCATGGTCCTGCAGGCCGACAATCTGCAATGCTCTGGATACCCTTCTTTTGACCTCGACCCTGTCCAGGCAAAGATTTTCCGGTCCAAAAGCCACATCATCATAAACGGTTTCACCGACGATCTGGCTGTCGGCATCCTGAAACACCATTCCCACCATCTGCCTGGCTCTGACAAGGTTTTGCGGCACCTGAAAACCGTCGAGCCGGACGGTCCCGGTATCCGGCAGTAAAAGCCCGTTGAAGTGCCTCAAAAGCGTCGTCTTCCCGGACCCGTTACGTCCGCTGACAACAACAAAGGACCCTGCTCGAATGGCAAGGCTGACATTCTGCAAGCCCCAGGTGCCGTCGTCAAAACGATGGCTCAGATTATCGATTTCGATGATGTTCATAAATAAAATCGCTCCGCGATTTTATGTAACGCGGCTTCGCCGCTTCAGATGCTTTATTAGATGGAAGATTTACAAACAGGTTCTTTTTGCAGAAGCTTACTGCTTATAGTTCGAACCTCGAAACCTGGAACCCGGGACCCGTATCACCGGGCGCAAGGCATCGGCGATGAGTACGGCCGCGGCAATTTTGACGGCATCGCCGAAAAGAAACGGATACACCCCCACCGCCAGCGTTTTTGTCAGCGTCATGCCGGTGACAGTCTTCAGCCATGTCACCCCAAACGCATATGTGATCACGGCACCACAAATCATTGCAAACACATCGGCAAAGATACGCGTTTTCGACCTTTCGCTGATCCAGCCGATCACCCAGACCGCCGGCAGAAAGCCCACAAGGTATCCGCCGGTCGGCCCTGCCAAACGCCCGATACCGCCAAGGCCGCCGGCAAATACCGGAAGTCCGACAGCGCCGGCCAGAAGATATACCGCCACGCTGGCAAAACCCCAGCGGCTCCCCAGTAAA containing:
- a CDS encoding ABC transporter ATP-binding protein, giving the protein MNIIEIDNLSHRFDDGTWGLQNVSLAIRAGSFVVVSGRNGSGKTTLLRHFNGLLLPDTGTVRLDGFQVPQNLVRARQMVGMVFQDADSQIVGETVYDDVAFGPENLCLDRVEVKRRVSRALQIVGLQDHAKQRPHLLSGGEKRRLTIAGILAMESRVLLFDEPFSNLDYPGTQQILKQILALHQAGSTIVVAAHDLQMVFDHADRLIIMNAGKVARDGFPGDLINDLETFGVRVPCCFRPGIRVRS
- a CDS encoding biotin transporter BioY, which encodes MDSSAQLRMMVYASLLAALTAAGAYLAIPIGPVPIILQNLFVFLSGLLLGSRWGFASVAVYLLAGAVGLPVFAGGLGGIGRLAGPTGGYLVGFLPAVWVIGWISERSKTRIFADVFAMICGAVITYAFGVTWLKTVTGMTLTKTLAVGVYPFLFGDAVKIAAAVLIADALRPVIRVPGSRFRGSNYKQ